In Prochlorococcus marinus CUG1435, the genomic window TTTATTTTTTTTATATCAAGAAACATTTGCCCTAACAAAAAGATTATTTATTCAATTAAAAAGAAGACCATCAACTCTTTTAGCTGGAATATTACAACCCATAATTTGGCTTTTTTTATTTGGGGCATTATTCTCTAAAGCTCCTGAAGATTTTTTACCAGGAGTTGATTCTTATGGAAATTTTTTAGGAGCAGGACTTATTGTATTTACTGCTTTTAGCGGAGCCCTTAACTCTGGTCTTCCTTTAATGTTTGATAGAGAGTTTGGATTTCTTAATAGATTACTTGTAGCTCCTTTAACTAGTAGATTATCCATAGTTTTATCTTCTTTTTTTTACATAACAATCCTGAGCTTTGTTCAGAGTATTGTAATAATGATTGTTTCATATATTTTGGGTTATGGATGGCCCAACTTATATGGTTTAGGGATTGTGTTTACAACACTCATCCTATTAGTTCTGTTTGTGACATCAATAAGTTTATGTTTAGCGTTTGTTTTGCCGGGACATATTGAATTAATCGCTCTTATATTTGTAATAAACTTACCTCTTCTTTTTGCCAGTACTGCTTTAGCTCCAATATCTTTCATGCCAAATTGGCTTGGGTGGTTAGCTTCATTAAATCCATTAACTTTTGCGATTGAACCTATTAGGACTGCTTATACACAAACTATGGATTTAGAATTAGTGGCTTTACATGCCCCATATGGTGATTTAACTTGTAAGAGTTGTATATCAATTTTATTTTCTTTAACAGTTTTTTCTTTGATTATTATAAGACCTCTTTTAAATAGAAAGTTGAGTTAAAAATTTATGGTTTTTAAAATCATCTAATAGAAGTTTTTCAAAAGGCTTTTTACAAAATAATTTTTTGCTTGATGAAAATATTCTTTTTAAATGGGCCCATAGATTTGGGATTGATTCTTTAAATGATTTGATAATCAATAGTTCAGTACCAAAAGAAAATCAGCATGAACAAGAAAATCAAGAAAAAACTAAACTTGAATTATCAAAAACTTTTGAAAAATATAGAAGAATGAAATTGGAATTAAATTTTCTTGAAACTTTTAGCATTAATGGAATATTTAGCAAAGATCAAAACTATAATGATATAAAAGAATTTCTGATACCCAGAGACTACCACTGTCTTAGTATTAAAAATTTAGGAAGGTGGATTAATAACGATAAAAAAGCAAGTTAAATCTTTACATCATTCCTGGCATACCCATGCCACCCATTCCTGGCATACCCATGCCACCCATTCCTGGCATTCCCATGCCACCCATTCCTGGCATTCCCATGCCACCCATTCCTGGCATTCCCATACCACCCATGCCTCCCATTGGATCTCCACCCGGTACTCCAGGGGCCGCTGCTTCAGGCTCTGGAATGTCAGCCATTGCAACTTCTGTTGTGAGGAGCATAGCTGCAATAGATACTGAATCTTGAAGAGCTAATCTTATTACTTTGGTTGGATCTAATATTCCTGAATCTTTTAAATCCTCATATTTCCCTGAATTAGCATTAAAGCCTTTTTTAAGTCTTTTAATTTCAGCGACAACTACATCACCGTTAAAACCAGCATTTTTTGCTATTTGTTTGGTAGGTTCCAAAAGAGCTTCTTTAACTATATTTATCCCTGTTCTTAAATCATCCGAAGATGATTCGCTTAAATTTAAAAGGTCATCTGATATTTCAATTAAAGTTTGTCCTCCTCCAGAAACAACACCCTCTTCAATAGCAGCTTTTGTAGCATTAAGGGAATCTTCGATTCTCAACTTTTTATACTTCATCTCTGTTTCTGTAGCTGCTCCTACTTTGATAAGAGCTACTCCTCCGGCTAGTTTGGCTATCCTTTCATTGATTTTATCCTGATCATATTCTGATTCAGTTATATCGACTTCTCTCTTTAATTTCTCTACTCGGGCTTTAACTAAATCTTTAGTGTCTTCGAAGGCAACAATTGTAGTTTTATCCTTTGTGATAGTTATTTTTTTTGCTTTTCCTAAATCATTTATCGAGACTTTATCAAGTGTCATCGATTTATCTTCGCTAATTAACTTAGCCCCTGTAAGAATTGCAATATCCTCTAGGGCAGCTTTTCTTCTCTCACCAAATAATGGAGCTCTCACGGAAGCAACATTTAAGACCCCACTATTCTTATTTAAAACCAGAGTGGTTAAAGCCTCTCCTTCAATATCTTCAGCAAGAATTAGAAAGGGTGAGCCTGACTTCTGAATTTCTTCAAGTATTGGAACTAGATCAACTAAAGTTGAGATTTTTTGATCAGTTATTAATATTTTAGGGTTTTCAAGTTCACAAACTTGTCTTTCTTGGTCTGTTACGAAATATGGAGAACTATAACCTCTATCAAAAGACATTCCCTCAGTTATATCTAATTCTGTTTCCAGTGATTGAGATTCTTCAACAGTTATTACACCATCTGAAGTAACAATATCCATCGCTTTAGAAATTATAGATCCAATTTCTTCATCACCTCCAGCACTGACTGTTGCAACTTTTTGGATATCAGAACCACTTAACGAAATACTTTTAGAACTTAATTTTTCTAAGACAAAAGTCAGGCCTGTTTCCATACCTTTTTTTAACTCCATAGGATTGGCACCAGAAGCAATATTTTTTAATCCCTCTTGAACCATCTTCTGAGTCAGAATGGTTGCTGTTGTTGTTCCATCCCCAGCACTCTCTTTTGTCTTGGATGCAACTTGTTCTATTAATTTCGCACCTAAATTAGAAATAGGGTTTTCAATCTCGATCTCTTTAGCAACTGTAGATCCATCTCTTACTATATCTGGCGAACCAAATTTCTTTTCTATTACAACGTTTTTTGCTTTTGGCCCAATAGTAACCTTTACTGCATTTGCTACGAAATTCACACCTTTTTCTAGCGCTTCTCTTGATTCATTAGAAAAACTTAACTGTTTAGCCATGTTTATTTGATCTTTAATCTTATTCTAATCTCCCATAGAATCATTTTTTAGGGATATTTAATTAAGTGGGGAAAGCCGAATTTCTTTTAATGAGACATACAAATTAACTAAAATAAGAGTATCTTTAAGTTATGGAAGAAACAAATAATCTTATTTTTACTCTTACCGCAATCCTCGCGATTGCTATGACACTAATATACTTTCCTTTAAGATTTTTCTTGACATTAACTGCTAGAAGTCGAAGACTAAAACTTTTACAAAAAATCAGAAGATTAAGAGATGAATTGGGCCAGCCCTATCAAGGTACATAATTAAATACTCATACCTCCGTCAATACTGATTGTTTGCCCCGTAATGTAACTGCCTGCATCACTTGAAACTAAGAATGACACTAAGTTTGCAATTTGCGTACAACTTCCTAATTTCCCTAAAGGGATAACTTTAAGAATCTCCTCAGTATTAAGTTTTTCAGTCATCTCTGTTTCTATAAAACCTGGAGCTATTGCATTTACGTTTATACCTCTTGAGGCAAATTCTTTAGCGCAAGTTTTGGTAAATCCAATAACTCCGGCTTTGGCGGCAGAATAATTTGCTTGCCCTGGATTACCAATTATTCCAACAACAGATGAAATATTTACGATGCTACCACTTCTTTTTTTCATCATAAATTTTGAAGCATATTTTGTGCAAAGAAAAACTCCTTTTAAGTTTGTATTTAGTACGTCATCCCATTGTTCCGATTTCATTCTCATCAATAGTCCATCTCTAGTAATACCAGCATTGTTAATGAGGATATCAATGGTTCCATTAATTTTGATTATTTCTTCAAAAGCTAAACTGACAGAATCCTCTTTTGAAACATCAAATTTTAATTTATGAGCTTTACCTCCCGAATTTTTTATTGAATTTACAACTTCTTCAGCTTTTTCATCAGAAGAAGAGTAATTAATAAAAACTTCTGCTCCTAAGCGGCTTAGTTCTAAAGCAATTTCTTTACCAATCCCTCTGCTAGCTCCAGTGATTAAAGCAACTTTGCCTGATAATGAATCTGTATTGGACATTATGAAATTTTATAATTTTCAATCGTAGTACTATTTGTGTAAAGATATTGCTTTTATTTATAATTGTCTAGAAAATATTAAGACCTTCTATTGTGCACTTTTTAATACCAGCTGCAGGAAGCGGCAGCAGAATGAAAGCTGGAAAAAATAAATTACTCATTGATTTAGAGGGAGAGTCTTTGATTTATTGGACACTTAAATCTGTATTTTCTGCAAGCTCAACAAATTGGGTTGGAATAATTGGACAACCGAAAGATAAAAATTTATTATTAAATTCAGTAAAGAATTTTGCTCATAAAGTTCATTGGATTAATGGTGGTGACACCAGACAAAAGTCAGTTTTTAATGGTTTAAAAGCGTTACCAAATGATGCTGAAAAAGTTTTAATACATGATGGTGCTAGATGTCTTATTAAACCTGAATTAATAGACCTTTGTGCCAAGCAATTAGATGAAAATGAAGCTGTAATTTTGGCTACTAAGGTAACTGACACAATAAAGATTGTTGATAATGAAGGTTTTATTCAAGAAACACCAGATAGAAATTATTTATGGGCAGCGCAAACTCCTCAGGGCTTTTTAGTAGATAGATTAAAAAAAGCTCATAGCATGGCAATTAATAAAAACTGGAAAGTCACAGATGATGCCTCACTATTCGAAATGCTTAATTGGAAAGTTAAGATTATTGAAGGGACTTATTCAAATATAAAAATTACATCCCCTATAGATTTGAAAATAGCAAAACTTTTTGTGAAGAACCCCTAGTTAGAAAGGAGTATCGATACTAAGAATGCCATCATCACCATTTAAGGTGGCTTCGTATCCTAAAGGAATGCAAGCATTTCCAGATATGTGGCCTACTGGGAGGTCAAAAAGAATAGGAAAATCAAACTCCTGGAGTCTTTCAATAATGCAGTTTTTTAGTAAATCTTTCCATTCAAGGTCGCAGGAATCATTAGAAAAACTTCCGAATCCAATACCAGCAATTTCAGTCAGTGTTTTAGTCATTCTGAGGTAAGTCAACATGCGATCAATTTTATAAATATCTTCATTAATATCTTCAAAAATTATTATTTTTCGTTTGCAATCTGGAAAGTGATTAGTACCAATTAAAAAAGTAGCAATAGTTAAGTTAGAAACGATAATTTCTCCTTTAGCTTTCCCACCTCTTAAAGGAATTCCTCTTATGTCATCAACATATCCCTCAAAAAGTAAATTTCTTAATCTCTCAAGACTCCAATCTGGCTCTTTGAAAAGGCCAGTAACCATTGGCCCATGAATAGAACCAATAAATCCTTGAGAATATTTAGATAGTAATAAAGAACAAGTATCTGAGAATCCAAGCATTAAACCATGCTGCCAAGAAGGTTCTTTTTCTAATAGTCTTGCTGAACCCCAGCCTCCTTTCGCAAAAATGATTAGCTTACTATTTTGTGATTTTTCTAATTCTTCAAATCTAGTTAGATCATCACCTGCAAAATAACCAAATTTTTTTGATAGAGAATTATTTTCATTAATTTCCAAGCCCCAGTTTTTTAAAATTTCTATACCTTTTTGAAAATTTTCGTCTTCATCAATAAAGGAACCTGGAGCTAAAATATCTATTAGATCACCTTTTTTTAATCTAATAACCATATTTAGAATTCATGAGGCAATAATAATTCCCAATAAAAGGACTCCTCCATAAATTGATTGATTTTTGAAGTGCTTCCCAATGTTCTTTATTGATTGCTTTTCCTCTGGAAATACTTTCAGTATATCCCTCTGCATTAAAATTGACGTTGTAAGCCAAATTGGCCAAAAAATAAAATCCATTTGATTAATTAATCCGCATAATGCGAGAAAACTGGAAGTTAAAAAATAACAAATTTGAATAGTTATTCTTGTACTTTCCTGGAGATTAATAGCGGAACTATTTATTCCAATTTTGATATCATATTTTTTATCTGCTAAAGCATAAATCGTGTCAAAGCCAAAAGTCCAAAAAATGGTAGCTAGCCAGCAAAATAATAAAACAATACTATTTAGATTGCCTTCATTTGCGGCCCAGGGAATTAAAACAGCAAAACCCCAACATATTGATAAGATTAATTGAGGATATTTAAACCATCTTTTAGCAGAAGGATAAATTAAAATAATGGGTAAAGCTAAAAAAGCAAGTGAAATGGAAAGAGTTCTTCCAGGTTGAGGAAGTGACAAAGTTAAAAAGAAGCTACATAAAATTAAAAAGAAAAGAATTGAATAAGCTGTTTTTAGACCGATTTTATTTGCAGCTAGAGGTCTATTTTTTGTCCTAAAAACTCTTTGATCAATTTTTTTGTCCCAAATATCATTAATCACGCAGCCTAATCCACTTACTAGTACTCCTCCCACGATTATTCTTAGCAACATTAAAAGTGTTGGATTAGCATCTGGGGTTAAATATAAGCTCCATCCAGCAGGAATAAGTAAGATCATTCTTCCAGTAGGCTTATTCCACCTTAATAATTCAAAAAAAGTACTTAATTTAATTTGTCGATTTTTATTTTGCATATAACCTATTGTATATTTCATAACTTAAATAATCTTACTAGGATTAAATGATTTCTATTATTTAATAATCAATCTTGGGTATATTTATTAATGGATTAAAGATATCTGCATCCTATAAAAAATGATACAGAAACAAGATTTAAGATATTTTCAAGAAAAGCAAATTTTAGTAGCTTCCATTGATATTGGAACTAACTCTACACATCTCTTAGTAGCAGAAATTAATCTAGAATTAAAATCATTTTCAATAAAATTCACTGATAAATCAACCACTCGTCTTGGAGAAAGAGATGAGGAGGGTAATCTTACTGAAGAATCAATCCAAAGAGCATTAGTTACTCTTAAGCGATTTAGGGAATATTGTGAAAGTAATGGAGTAAAACAAATAGTAACAGCAGCAACAAGTGCAGTTAGGGAATCTCCAAACGGTCAAGATTTTATTAGAAGAGTTCTTGATGAAACTGATATTCAAATAGAAATGATAAGTGGTTCTGAGGAAGCCAGATTAATTTACCTTGGTGTTCTTTCTGGAATGTCTTTTGAAGATCAGTCTTTTGTAATCATAGATATTGGAGGAGGATCTACAGAATTAATACTTGCAGATAAAAAAGACGCTATAGCTCTTACCAGTTCGAGGATTGGTGCGGTAAGACTTAAAAATGATTTTTTAAATAAAGAGTCTATATCTTCAGAAAGATCGAGTTTTCTAACAACTTTTATTAAAGGATCCTTAGAACCATCTGTTCGAAAAATAAAGAGTAGATCTAAGGGAGATAAGCCTTTATCCATGATTGCAACCAGTGGCACTGCAACCTCATTAGGAAATTTGATTTCAGATGATTTGGGAGAATCTAAGCAAAAGTTGCATGGTTATAAATTTAAAAGGGAAAATTTACAAAATGTATTGGAAAAACTAATTAAATTGCCAGTTTCGGAAATCAAGAAAATACCTTCATTAAGTGAGAGAAGAGCAGAAATAATTATTCCAGGAGCATTGATACTAAATAGCGCAATGGAGATGTTGAACTTTAATGAATTAATAATAAGTGAGAGGGCACTTCGAGAGGGTTTGGTTGTAGATTGGATGCTTCGTAAAGGGATAATTAAAAACGAGTTAAATATTCAAAGCAATATTAGAAAAACAACTATAGTTCATCAGGCCAGAAAGTTTGGAGTAGATAATACAAGAGTTGAGAAAGTTGTTGATATTGCCTTTCAAATCTATGATCAGACTAAAAATATCTTTCATAGCGATAATGACCCTAAAGCTAAAGAACTTCTTTGGGCAGCTTCTAATCTTTACAATTGTGGGAAATACGTGAATGTTGGTTCATATCACAAACACTCTTGGTATTTAATAAAAAATTGTGAGTTGTTGGGATATTCTGAAGCAGAAACAAATATTATTGCTTCAATTGCTAGATACCACAGAAAGACTCTACCCAAGAAAAGACATGAGTCTTGGCAAAATTTAATATCCAAAGAAGATAAAACATTAGTTCTTGAAATGTCATTAATCCTGAGACTAGCATCATCTCTTGATCAAAGACCTGACAAGGTGATCTCCTCTGTTCAAATAAAATTGCAGCAAAATATTCTTACATTTGAACTTCTACCTTTAAATAGAAACCAGGATCTTCTTCTTGAAAAATGGAACTTAGGATTATGCCGTAATGCAATAAAAGAACTAAAGAATTTGGATTTAAAAATTATTTAGTTTTTTTAATAAGTTCTTGTTTTGGAGTTTGATTTTGAGAAGAGTCTGAAAATAAATTGAAAATTAAAGACGAGGCGATTAGTCCGAGAAAGCCTGAAATTAAAATAAATATTAGGAACCCTACTGGATTAAGATTATTAGATTGCCTAGATTTGTAATTTTTTTTTGAGACTTCTTCAACTATTTCTTCAATTTTCACTTCTTTCCTCTCCGTCTTGAATTCATTCATTATAAATTCTGTATCAAGTTTGAGCTTCTGTGAAATTCGTCTAATCATTGCTTTGACAAATACTTTTTCAGGTAGCTTTTCTTCATTACCTTCTTCTATGGCTCCAAGTTGATGAGATCCGATTTTTAAATCAGAAGCTAATTCTTCAATAGATTGATTTCTACTTAACCTAGCCTCTTTAATAAAATTTCCAATTCTCTTTAAAGAAGAGTTTTCTCCTTTATTGTTGTTTCCCGCAACAGATTCTATTTCTTTCAAAGCAAATTAATTTTTACTAATTATAGTAATTAATATTTTTCTATCAACTTTTAAAACTATTTATTCCTAAAGAGATGCTTATAAGATGGATTATAAAGATTAGATCTTTTTTTAGAATTACTAATTGCTGGGCTAATTATGTAAATGGTTGTTCTAATTAGTTTTTTCTCAATAGAAAATTTTTCCATATCTTTTAATTCTATTAATGATGTCCAACCATCATCCCAAGATACTCTAAATCCAACAATCACTTTAGTCTCTGGAGGGTAAAACTCTAGTAAAGTTTCTTGAGACCTTTTCACATGCCTAGCACTTAGATATAGACATATAGAGGAATTGTGTTTCGCAAGATCTGTCAGAGATTCTTTTTCGGGCATCCCTGTTCGCCCTCCTGCCCTAGTTAATATTATTGTTTGCGTTACGTCAGGGATGGTTAACTCAGCTTCATGATATGCTGCAGCAACTTGAAAAGCACTTACTCCAGGAACAACCTCGATTTCAATTTTTTCGTTTTTTAAAATGTCGATTTGCTCTCTAATTGCTCCAAAAAGGCAAGGGTCTCCATCATGCAACCTAACAACAGTTTTCCCTGCCTTAAATTTTTCTATCATAATTGAGGTGATTTGCTCTAGGTTAAGTGAACTCGTTTTTATTTTTTCAGAACCTTCTTTAGCAGAATCTAAAATTTTTTCAGGAATTAGAGAATCAGTCCAAATAATGACATCTGCAATTTTTATCTTTTTTAGTGCTTTTAAAGTTAATAATTCTGGATCGCCTGGACCAGCACCAATAAAGGATATTTTGTTATCCATTCTTTCTATTTTTCCCACTATATGTTCTCAATCTTAAAAAAAATATTCCAATTAATCCAGAAGAAAATAGAAAAATACTTATAAATTGAGCCATTCTTATACCGCCATCACAGAAAGGTGGAAGTCCACCAATGCATAGTGGGTCAGTTCTTAAACCTTCAATCCAGAATCTTCCAAAGCTATAACTTATTAAATAAAGACAGCTAATAAAGCCAGGCCTGAAAAAATCTGTTTTATTTTGTTTATTAAAGGTAATAATAAGGAGGATGAAAATTAAAAAATTCCACAATGACTCATAGAGAAATGTAGGATGAAAAAATTCATAATTAATAAATTCTAAAGGCCTATTTTGGATAGGTATAAATAATTTCCAAGGCAAATTTGTAGGAACTCCAAAGGCTTCATTATTGAAAAAATTTCCCCACCTTCCTATTGATTGTCCAAGAATAATCGAGGGTATTAATATATCTATAAAAGTTTTTAAATTAATTTTTTTTGACTTACAGAAATAGATAATAGATATTAATCCTCCAATTAGACCTCCATGTATTGCTATGCCTCCTTCCCAAACTGCAAGAAAAGAAGGTATTTGAATGATGTTATTGAATAGTTCAAAAGAAGTAAAAAAGTTCTCTCCGCTATATTGCCTCCACTCAAAAATTACGTAATAAGCTCTAGCTCCAATTATTGAAGAGATTATTAATGATGGAAGTATTTCACTAATGTACTCTGGGTTAATATTTCTTGCCTTTGCTAGTTTTTTAGAGACAAATAGGCCTATTAAAACTGAAACCGAAATAAGAAGTCCGTACCATCTAATAGTTATAAATCCTAAATTTAAAAAAGTTTCTCCTGGAGATTGTATAAAAGCTTGAAGTATAAGCATTTAGAGAAAGTTAGATACCCTCTGCTGCTTGCACTTTTTCTACTTGTTTTTTCTTTAATACTAAAAGTATTTGTGTTAGGCCTACACCAATGAAGAATGCAATCAATCCAATAACTCTATAAGGGCTCTGAAGTACAACCTCAGCATCTAATTGCCCAAAGCCACCAACGTTGGGATCATTAGTAAGAGGGTCGCCTACATTAATTTTGTCTTGAGCTTTTACGATAAGTTGAGGACCAACAGGCACTGCTTCAGTAGTTATTTCACCATTATCGTTTTCTATATTGACTTGATAGCTCCCATCTTCAATTGTTTCTATTGAATTTATAGTTCCTGCGGTGGAAGAAGTAAATACTACATTATTGCTCTTGTCTCCAGTTGGATATACCTGACCTCTACCTCTATTGCCTCCAATGTGTAACGAGTATTTCCCATAGTGATATTCTTTATTAGTGGATGGGTCAGGGGAAAGTACAGGGAAAACGATTTCTTTATTGGTATCCCCAGGTAAAGGTCCCACAATAATGATATTATCTTTCTCTTCACTGTAGTTAGTGAAATAAACCCCTTCTGTCTCCTCTTTTATTTCTTCGGTCCATCTTTCTTGAGGAGCAAGTTTAAAGCCATCAGGCAGCATTACAACAGCACCAACTTGTAATGGGACTTCTGAACCATCAGCCCCTATCTCTTTTAAATCATTTTTGTAAGGTATTTTGACTACAGCTTTGAAAACACTGTCTGCTCCAACAGATTGTGGAACCTCTGCAATTGTAGGCATCTGAGCTAGATGACAATTTGCACAGACTATCTTACCTGTGGCTTCTCTTGGGGATTCGTAGTTTTGCTGAGCCCAAAATGGATAAGCAAAACTCATCTCTGGATAAAATACAATGCTTGCAATGAAAAGCAGAGTACAGATAAATAAACTTGTTTTTTTCATGATTTGATTTTTAAGACCTTTCATTTTTTTTATGCCCACCATGGATTTTCATTAGTTCTAAAGTCAGTTTCTGACCATTGTTTGACGAGCACAGCATCATCTTCAATATCAACATGAGCTAGAGCTAAAGATAAAGGCGCAGGCCCTCTTACTACCTTCCCGTTAGTATCGTACTGGCTGCCATGACAAGGACATATAAATTTATTGGCACCACTATCCCATGGAACAACACAACCTAAATGAGTACAAATTGCATTTAAACCAAATTCTCCTATTTCCCCACCGTCATTAACTATTAAATAAGTTGGATCTCCCTTTAGACCCTGAACTAGACTTCTGTCTCCTGCTTGATGGGTAGCTAACCAACCTGTCTTAGTTATTGGATTCCCTAATTCATCTTTAGCAGAAGTTCCACCTCCACCACCGCCTGCTCTTAAAGGCATGAAATAATTCGCTACAGGGTAAAGGGCTCCTAAAGCCACACCAGTTGCAGTACCAAATGTAAGAAGATTCATAAATTGCCTTCGACCCATAGAAGGGACATCATTGGAACTTAATTGAGTCATTCGCTACTTGGTTCTGTTATTTATTAGTTATTATGAATCAGATTGTTCAATTTCTGTTGCAAATAGATAGGACTTTTAATAATTTAAAGTAAAAGTTTAGGAAGTCTTAATTAATTGATTTAAATGAACCCGTTGCTAGTAGATGAAGTCATACATTATTTGAT contains:
- a CDS encoding ABC transporter permease yields the protein MELKNYNLFFLYQETFALTKRLFIQLKRRPSTLLAGILQPIIWLFLFGALFSKAPEDFLPGVDSYGNFLGAGLIVFTAFSGALNSGLPLMFDREFGFLNRLLVAPLTSRLSIVLSSFFYITILSFVQSIVIMIVSYILGYGWPNLYGLGIVFTTLILLVLFVTSISLCLAFVLPGHIELIALIFVINLPLLFASTALAPISFMPNWLGWLASLNPLTFAIEPIRTAYTQTMDLELVALHAPYGDLTCKSCISILFSLTVFSLIIIRPLLNRKLS
- the groL gene encoding chaperonin GroEL (60 kDa chaperone family; promotes refolding of misfolded polypeptides especially under stressful conditions; forms two stacked rings of heptamers to form a barrel-shaped 14mer; ends can be capped by GroES; misfolded proteins enter the barrel where they are refolded when GroES binds); translated protein: MAKQLSFSNESREALEKGVNFVANAVKVTIGPKAKNVVIEKKFGSPDIVRDGSTVAKEIEIENPISNLGAKLIEQVASKTKESAGDGTTTATILTQKMVQEGLKNIASGANPMELKKGMETGLTFVLEKLSSKSISLSGSDIQKVATVSAGGDEEIGSIISKAMDIVTSDGVITVEESQSLETELDITEGMSFDRGYSSPYFVTDQERQVCELENPKILITDQKISTLVDLVPILEEIQKSGSPFLILAEDIEGEALTTLVLNKNSGVLNVASVRAPLFGERRKAALEDIAILTGAKLISEDKSMTLDKVSINDLGKAKKITITKDKTTIVAFEDTKDLVKARVEKLKREVDITESEYDQDKINERIAKLAGGVALIKVGAATETEMKYKKLRIEDSLNATKAAIEEGVVSGGGQTLIEISDDLLNLSESSSDDLRTGINIVKEALLEPTKQIAKNAGFNGDVVVAEIKRLKKGFNANSGKYEDLKDSGILDPTKVIRLALQDSVSIAAMLLTTEVAMADIPEPEAAAPGVPGGDPMGGMGGMGMPGMGGMGMPGMGGMGMPGMGGMGMPGMGGMGMPGMM
- the fabG gene encoding 3-oxoacyl-[acyl-carrier-protein] reductase, which produces MSNTDSLSGKVALITGASRGIGKEIALELSRLGAEVFINYSSSDEKAEEVVNSIKNSGGKAHKLKFDVSKEDSVSLAFEEIIKINGTIDILINNAGITRDGLLMRMKSEQWDDVLNTNLKGVFLCTKYASKFMMKKRSGSIVNISSVVGIIGNPGQANYSAAKAGVIGFTKTCAKEFASRGINVNAIAPGFIETEMTEKLNTEEILKVIPLGKLGSCTQIANLVSFLVSSDAGSYITGQTISIDGGMSI
- a CDS encoding 2-C-methyl-D-erythritol 4-phosphate cytidylyltransferase, yielding MHFLIPAAGSGSRMKAGKNKLLIDLEGESLIYWTLKSVFSASSTNWVGIIGQPKDKNLLLNSVKNFAHKVHWINGGDTRQKSVFNGLKALPNDAEKVLIHDGARCLIKPELIDLCAKQLDENEAVILATKVTDTIKIVDNEGFIQETPDRNYLWAAQTPQGFLVDRLKKAHSMAINKNWKVTDDASLFEMLNWKVKIIEGTYSNIKITSPIDLKIAKLFVKNP
- a CDS encoding LD-carboxypeptidase codes for the protein MVIRLKKGDLIDILAPGSFIDEDENFQKGIEILKNWGLEINENNSLSKKFGYFAGDDLTRFEELEKSQNSKLIIFAKGGWGSARLLEKEPSWQHGLMLGFSDTCSLLLSKYSQGFIGSIHGPMVTGLFKEPDWSLERLRNLLFEGYVDDIRGIPLRGGKAKGEIIVSNLTIATFLIGTNHFPDCKRKIIIFEDINEDIYKIDRMLTYLRMTKTLTEIAGIGFGSFSNDSCDLEWKDLLKNCIIERLQEFDFPILFDLPVGHISGNACIPLGYEATLNGDDGILSIDTPF
- a CDS encoding 4-hydroxybenzoate polyprenyltransferase, with the protein product MQNKNRQIKLSTFFELLRWNKPTGRMILLIPAGWSLYLTPDANPTLLMLLRIIVGGVLVSGLGCVINDIWDKKIDQRVFRTKNRPLAANKIGLKTAYSILFFLILCSFFLTLSLPQPGRTLSISLAFLALPIILIYPSAKRWFKYPQLILSICWGFAVLIPWAANEGNLNSIVLLFCWLATIFWTFGFDTIYALADKKYDIKIGINSSAINLQESTRITIQICYFLTSSFLALCGLINQMDFIFWPIWLTTSILMQRDILKVFPEEKQSIKNIGKHFKNQSIYGGVLLLGIIIAS
- a CDS encoding Ppx/GppA family phosphatase, yielding MIQKQDLRYFQEKQILVASIDIGTNSTHLLVAEINLELKSFSIKFTDKSTTRLGERDEEGNLTEESIQRALVTLKRFREYCESNGVKQIVTAATSAVRESPNGQDFIRRVLDETDIQIEMISGSEEARLIYLGVLSGMSFEDQSFVIIDIGGGSTELILADKKDAIALTSSRIGAVRLKNDFLNKESISSERSSFLTTFIKGSLEPSVRKIKSRSKGDKPLSMIATSGTATSLGNLISDDLGESKQKLHGYKFKRENLQNVLEKLIKLPVSEIKKIPSLSERRAEIIIPGALILNSAMEMLNFNELIISERALREGLVVDWMLRKGIIKNELNIQSNIRKTTIVHQARKFGVDNTRVEKVVDIAFQIYDQTKNIFHSDNDPKAKELLWAASNLYNCGKYVNVGSYHKHSWYLIKNCELLGYSEAETNIIASIARYHRKTLPKKRHESWQNLISKEDKTLVLEMSLILRLASSLDQRPDKVISSVQIKLQQNILTFELLPLNRNQDLLLEKWNLGLCRNAIKELKNLDLKII
- a CDS encoding helix-turn-helix domain-containing protein, whose product is MKEIESVAGNNNKGENSSLKRIGNFIKEARLSRNQSIEELASDLKIGSHQLGAIEEGNEEKLPEKVFVKAMIRRISQKLKLDTEFIMNEFKTERKEVKIEEIVEEVSKKNYKSRQSNNLNPVGFLIFILISGFLGLIASSLIFNLFSDSSQNQTPKQELIKKTK
- the cobM gene encoding precorrin-4 C(11)-methyltransferase, with translation MDNKISFIGAGPGDPELLTLKALKKIKIADVIIWTDSLIPEKILDSAKEGSEKIKTSSLNLEQITSIMIEKFKAGKTVVRLHDGDPCLFGAIREQIDILKNEKIEIEVVPGVSAFQVAAAYHEAELTIPDVTQTIILTRAGGRTGMPEKESLTDLAKHNSSICLYLSARHVKRSQETLLEFYPPETKVIVGFRVSWDDGWTSLIELKDMEKFSIEKKLIRTTIYIISPAISNSKKRSNLYNPSYKHLFRNK